A window of Xyrauchen texanus isolate HMW12.3.18 chromosome 10, RBS_HiC_50CHRs, whole genome shotgun sequence contains these coding sequences:
- the LOC127650046 gene encoding CKLF-like MARVEL transmembrane domain-containing protein 7 yields the protein MMMGTFIRLDYLRSKQGILKIAQHVILLAAFACVRSTFYNNLDSYRFYEVVTLGYAVAIFIFLVLTVFGVPKRVLFVNWAVTEFMLDTLGFIFVSTGSIVAAVKSCEVALLVTASVFGFLASYLLVCSVMLSFVASRHTQTAGPPIQNHCLEDGS from the exons ATGATGATGGGGACTTTTATTAGACTTGACTACTTACGATCAAAACAAGGAATACTTAAGATTGCTCAGCAC GTGATTCTCCTCGCAGCGTTCGCATGTGTTCGCTCCACGTTTTACAACAACTTGGATTCCTACAGGTTCTATGAAGTGGTCACACTGGGTTACGCTGTTGCAATCTTCATTTTCTTAGTCCTGACTGTCTTTGGGGTTCCGAAAAGGGTGCTATTTGTGAACTGGGCTGTTACT GAGTTTATGCTCGATACACTGGGATTCATCTTTGTCTCCACTGGTTCCATTGTGGCTGCTGTAAAATCTTGTGAAGTCGCATTGCTGGTTACTGCCTCA GTGTTTGGTTTTCTGGCCTCATATCTTTTAGTTTGTAGTGTAATGTTGTCATTTGTTGCCTCTCGCCACACACAAACTGCGG GTCCACCGATACAAAACCACTGTCTGGAAGATGGTTCATAA